In Oryza brachyantha chromosome 1, ObraRS2, whole genome shotgun sequence, the following are encoded in one genomic region:
- the LOC102703432 gene encoding protein DMP2-like gives MDPNAVHVQMPADDLEACCGDDKKQPQEIIAEHAAVRPIRPPVDKTLSGASDLLKLLPTGTVLAFQALAPSFSNHGVCHAAANRYLVLALICACAASCVLLSFTDSLVGRDGQLYYGVATLRGFRPFNFAGTRDERDAVFKDLSRFRITALDFVHAFFSALVFMAVAFADAAVQTCLFPDAGPDMRELLVNLPLGAGFLSSMVFMIFPTTRKSIGYTDMTPHSQ, from the coding sequence ATGGATCCTAATGCTGTGCATGTCCAAATGCCGGCCGATGACCTCGAAGCGTGCTGTGGCGATGATAAGAAGCAGCCACAGGAGATCATCGCCGAGCACGCGGCCGTTAGGCCGATCCGGCCACCGGTGGATAAGACACTATCGGGCGCGTCAGACCTGCTGAAACTCCTGCCGACGGGCACGGTGCTGGCGTTCCAGGCTCTGGCGCCGTCCTTCAGCAACCACGGTGTCTGCCACGCCGCAGCCAACCGGTACCTTGTCCTGGCGCTCATCTGCGCTTGCGCGGCCTCCTGCGTGCTCCTCTCCTTCACGGACAGCCTTGTCGGCCGCGACGGCCAGCTCTACTACGGCGTGGCCACGCTCCGCGGGTTCCGCCCTTTTAACTTCGCCGGCACGCGGGACGAGCGGGACGCCGTGTTCAAGGACCTGTCCAGGTTCAGGATCACGGCGCTCGACTTCGTCCACGCCTTCTTCTCGGCGTTGGTGTTCATGGCCGTCGCCTTCGCCGACGCGGCCGTGCAGACGTGCCTCTTCCCGGACGCTGGGCCAGACATGAGAGAGCTGCTGGTGAACCTACCGCTTGGAGCTGGGTTCCTGTCCAGCATGGTGTTTATGATCTTCCCAACGACCAGGAAGAGCATCGGCTACACGGATATGACACCCCACTCTCAGTGA